The following coding sequences lie in one Nitrospira defluvii genomic window:
- a CDS encoding response regulator transcription factor: protein MTLNAIPSQEPADNLADQRAGAGIVVLSSSMQLLHMNRQATELSKLINMAENGGVPAKAAQGVLPSVLTELCAEIIKALQVRTEAKDWEQFEVKRIAGNPNQPVLLRGFGLPDRGGVQYARLVVTLEELGRRQKLGTDQAKERFQLTNREQSVVENLAKGWTNKEIANALKITEQTVKEHIKHIMRKTNSTTRTGVLVQVFRS from the coding sequence GTGACTCTCAATGCTATCCCCTCTCAGGAACCCGCAGATAATCTGGCCGACCAACGTGCAGGTGCGGGAATTGTCGTGTTGTCTTCTTCAATGCAGTTGTTGCACATGAACCGACAAGCTACCGAATTGTCGAAACTCATCAATATGGCAGAAAACGGAGGCGTACCAGCCAAAGCGGCACAAGGAGTGCTTCCATCAGTTCTTACCGAACTCTGCGCGGAAATTATCAAGGCACTTCAAGTTCGTACTGAAGCGAAAGATTGGGAGCAGTTTGAGGTCAAGCGAATCGCTGGGAACCCTAACCAACCAGTGCTGCTTCGAGGCTTCGGTCTGCCTGATCGTGGCGGAGTCCAATATGCGCGCTTAGTCGTGACGTTGGAAGAATTAGGGCGGCGGCAGAAGCTCGGTACCGACCAGGCTAAAGAACGATTCCAGCTCACGAACAGAGAGCAATCGGTAGTCGAAAACCTCGCGAAGGGGTGGACGAACAAGGAAATTGCGAACGCTCTCAAAATTACCGAACAGACCGTCAAGGAACACATCAAACACATCATGCGGAAAACAAACTCCACCACCCGAACGGGAGTTCTTGTCCAAGTCTTTCGCTCCTAA